In a genomic window of Anoxybacter fermentans:
- a CDS encoding energy-coupling factor transporter ATPase, producing the protein MYMSFIQIKDLEYRYSDNMAALKGINLEINEGEFVVIIGSNGSGKSTFAKLLNVLLVPTGGLILVDGLDTRDPDNVWEIRQRVGMVFQNPDNQLVATTVEEDVAFGPENLGIPPEEIRRRVDNALRQVGMDGYQKHAPHHLSGGQKQRVAIAGVIAMFPKCIVLDEPTSMLDPQGRREVMETILHLNRKERKTIIHITHYMEEAIEADRVIVLDRGEIKLMGKPVEVFQEVEKLKSYQLEVPPITELAYELSQSGLDLPKGILTVEELVEALC; encoded by the coding sequence ATTTATATGAGTTTTATCCAAATTAAAGATCTGGAATACAGATATTCAGACAATATGGCTGCACTGAAGGGGATAAACCTGGAAATTAATGAAGGGGAATTTGTAGTTATTATCGGTTCTAATGGCTCGGGAAAGTCAACTTTTGCTAAACTTTTAAATGTATTGCTGGTACCGACCGGTGGTTTAATTCTTGTTGATGGTTTAGATACGAGGGATCCCGATAATGTCTGGGAGATCAGACAAAGAGTTGGAATGGTTTTTCAAAATCCCGATAATCAATTGGTGGCTACTACTGTGGAAGAGGACGTTGCTTTTGGCCCTGAGAATTTAGGGATCCCGCCTGAAGAAATTCGCCGCAGAGTAGATAATGCTTTGCGTCAGGTGGGGATGGATGGTTATCAAAAACATGCCCCCCATCACCTTTCTGGTGGTCAGAAGCAGCGAGTTGCGATAGCAGGGGTTATTGCTATGTTTCCTAAGTGTATTGTCCTGGACGAACCAACATCTATGTTGGATCCCCAGGGAAGACGGGAAGTGATGGAAACGATTCTTCATTTGAATCGAAAAGAACGGAAAACTATTATTCATATTACCCATTATATGGAGGAAGCCATTGAAGCTGATCGAGTGATTGTACTCGATCGAGGGGAAATTAAATTAATGGGGAAACCAGTTGAAGTTTTTCAGGAGGTCGAAAAACTTAAATCATACCAGTTGGAAGTGCCACCAATTACCGAATTGGCCTATGAATTGAGTCAGTCCGGTCTGGATTTACCTAA
- the rpsD gene encoding 30S ribosomal protein S4, which yields MARYTGPVCRLCRREGEKLYLKGERCYTDKCAFVRRPYPPGQHGQVRSKTSEYGLQLREKQKVRRIYGVLERQFRRYFELAEKKPGITGENFLKILESRLDNVVYRLGFATSRNEARQLVLHGHVQVNGRKVNIPSYLVSVGDEIEIREKSKNNKRMKEIKEIHANYTAPSWLESDIENLSGKVLAEPKREEIEIPIEEHLIVEFYSR from the coding sequence ATGGCGCGCTATACGGGACCAGTATGTCGTCTTTGTCGTCGCGAAGGCGAAAAGCTTTATCTTAAAGGTGAACGCTGCTATACTGATAAATGTGCTTTTGTCAGACGGCCATATCCACCTGGTCAACATGGTCAGGTTCGCTCTAAAACATCTGAGTACGGTTTACAATTAAGAGAAAAACAAAAAGTACGCAGAATTTATGGTGTATTAGAAAGACAATTTAGAAGATATTTTGAATTGGCTGAAAAGAAGCCCGGTATTACTGGTGAAAACTTCTTGAAAATTTTAGAAAGCCGTCTGGATAATGTTGTATATAGACTGGGTTTTGCAACTTCCAGAAATGAAGCTAGACAGTTAGTTCTGCATGGCCATGTACAGGTTAATGGCAGAAAAGTAAACATTCCTTCTTATTTAGTATCTGTTGGTGATGAGATTGAAATCCGCGAAAAGAGCAAAAATAATAAGCGGATGAAAGAAATCAAAGAAATTCATGCTAATTATACTGCTCCTTCCTGGTTAGAGAGTGATATTGAGAATTTATCCGGTAAAGTACTGGCTGAGCCAAAACGTGAAGAGATTGAAATTCCAATTGAAGAACACTTAATCGTTGAGTTCTACTCCAGATAA
- the rplQ gene encoding 50S ribosomal protein L17, whose product MRKLGRTTAHRKAMFANLITSLFRHGRVETTLMKAKDARSIAEKLITAAKKGDLHSRRQVMRIIKDKDVVAKLFDSIGPKYADRPGGYTRIIKLGPRRGDAAEMAILELVE is encoded by the coding sequence ATGCGTAAATTAGGCAGAACAACTGCACATCGCAAAGCAATGTTTGCAAATCTGATTACTTCTCTGTTTAGACATGGAAGGGTAGAAACAACCTTGATGAAAGCAAAGGATGCACGTTCTATTGCAGAAAAGTTGATTACTGCCGCTAAAAAAGGTGATTTGCATTCCCGTCGGCAAGTAATGCGCATTATTAAAGATAAAGATGTTGTTGCTAAACTTTTTGACAGTATTGGTCCAAAATATGCTGATCGTCCCGGTGGTTATACCCGAATTATAAAGTTGGGACCTCGCCGTGGAGATGCTGCTGAAATGGCCATTCTGGAATTAGTTGAATAG
- the rpsK gene encoding 30S ribosomal protein S11, giving the protein MKRKVRRKKKIKKSVDKGQAHIRSTFNNTIVTLTDMEGNVLAWSSGGNVGYKGSRKSTPFAAQLAAETAAKAAMEYGLREVEVYVKGPGAGRESAIRSLQAAGLEISLIKDVTPIPHNGCRPPKRRRV; this is encoded by the coding sequence ATGAAGCGTAAAGTTCGTAGAAAAAAGAAAATTAAAAAGAGTGTTGATAAAGGGCAAGCCCATATTCGCTCAACCTTTAATAATACAATTGTTACTCTGACTGATATGGAAGGTAATGTTTTGGCATGGTCTAGTGGTGGAAATGTAGGGTACAAAGGTTCCCGAAAGAGTACTCCATTTGCTGCTCAACTGGCTGCTGAAACTGCTGCTAAAGCGGCTATGGAGTATGGTTTACGGGAAGTAGAGGTATATGTAAAAGGCCCTGGTGCAGGTAGGGAGTCTGCAATCCGATCTCTGCAAGCTGCTGGCTTAGAAATTAGCTTGATTAAAGACGTTACTCCAATTCCACATAATGGTTGTCGTCCGCCAAAACGTCGTCGCGTTTAA
- a CDS encoding DNA-directed RNA polymerase subunit alpha: MIEIEKPRIEKVESTDTYGKFVITPLERGFGITLGNSLRRVLLSSLPGAAVTYVKIDGVRHEFTSIPGVVEDVTDIILNLKGLILKCYSDEPQIIRLDVSGEREVTAADFHTTGDVEILNPDHHIATLDTDGELHLEATVERGRGYLSAEEAKERKEHVIGLIPVDASFTPIRRVNFTVEDTRVGRITDFDRLILEVYTNGSVTPEEAVSLAARILQEHLALFSNLTEDIGDVEIMIEKEEEEKDKIMETTIEELELSVRSSNCLKRAGINTVEELVQKTEEDLMKVRNLGKKSLQEIKEKLAELGLSLKNSEV, encoded by the coding sequence ATGATAGAGATTGAAAAGCCTCGCATCGAAAAAGTCGAATCGACTGACACCTATGGAAAATTTGTAATTACTCCTCTGGAAAGAGGTTTTGGGATTACTCTGGGTAATTCTTTACGCCGGGTTCTCCTATCCTCTTTGCCAGGGGCAGCTGTAACTTATGTCAAAATCGATGGAGTTCGCCATGAATTTACTTCTATCCCAGGTGTAGTTGAAGATGTCACTGATATCATTCTAAATTTAAAAGGGTTGATTCTTAAATGTTATTCTGATGAGCCACAGATTATTCGTTTAGATGTATCCGGTGAAAGAGAGGTAACTGCTGCAGATTTTCATACTACCGGTGATGTAGAAATTTTAAATCCGGATCATCATATTGCTACCCTGGATACTGATGGCGAACTTCATCTGGAAGCGACTGTAGAGCGAGGCAGAGGTTATTTATCGGCTGAGGAAGCGAAGGAAAGAAAAGAACATGTTATTGGATTGATTCCTGTTGATGCATCCTTTACACCTATTCGACGGGTTAATTTTACGGTAGAAGATACTCGTGTAGGTCGAATAACTGACTTTGACCGTTTAATATTAGAAGTTTATACCAATGGCAGTGTTACTCCCGAAGAAGCTGTCAGTCTCGCGGCCAGAATTCTTCAGGAGCATCTTGCTCTCTTTTCTAATCTGACCGAGGATATTGGTGATGTAGAGATTATGATTGAAAAAGAAGAAGAAGAAAAAGATAAAATTATGGAAACAACTATTGAAGAGTTAGAGCTGTCGGTAAGATCCTCTAATTGTCTGAAGCGGGCCGGAATTAATACTGTCGAAGAGTTAGTTCAAAAGACCGAAGAGGACCTGATGAAGGTTCGTAATTTGGGCAAAAAATCACTTCAGGAAATCAAAGAGAAACTTGCAGAATTGGGTCTTTCTTTAAAGAATTCTGAAGTGTAG